A section of the Spirosoma pollinicola genome encodes:
- the ypfJ gene encoding KPN_02809 family neutral zinc metallopeptidase, whose amino-acid sequence MRWLGGRESDNVEDRRGSGGGGLLVGGGIGSVVIAVIVMLLGGDPSQILQSSSSQEPVNQQADDAAAAFTRKTLASTEDVWKKLFADQGSQYSSPTLVMFRNMTESGCGTASQASGPFYCPADQKLYIDLSFYDELRERFNAPGDFAMAYVIAHEVGHHIQKQLGIMDKVDEQRSRLSKKEYNKVSVRLELQADFFAGVWANHAQGQSISIDKNDVESALTAANAIGDDRIQQETQGTVVPDAFTHGTSAQRVYWFSKGLKTGDINQGDTFNSREDANL is encoded by the coding sequence ATGCGCTGGTTAGGAGGACGTGAAAGTGATAATGTTGAAGATCGCCGGGGGAGTGGTGGTGGCGGACTGCTCGTTGGCGGGGGCATCGGTTCGGTCGTTATTGCCGTAATCGTCATGTTGCTGGGTGGCGATCCGTCACAAATTTTACAGAGTTCGTCTAGTCAGGAACCGGTGAACCAGCAAGCCGATGACGCAGCCGCTGCATTTACCCGTAAAACGCTGGCCAGTACAGAAGATGTCTGGAAAAAGTTGTTTGCCGATCAGGGGTCCCAATATAGTAGCCCAACACTCGTGATGTTTCGTAATATGACTGAGTCGGGCTGCGGAACGGCTTCGCAGGCATCGGGACCATTTTACTGCCCCGCCGATCAGAAGTTGTACATTGACTTATCGTTTTACGATGAGCTTCGAGAACGGTTCAACGCACCGGGGGATTTTGCGATGGCCTACGTTATTGCTCACGAGGTGGGGCACCACATCCAGAAGCAACTAGGCATTATGGACAAAGTGGATGAGCAACGCAGTCGCCTGAGCAAAAAAGAATATAACAAGGTTTCTGTCCGGCTCGAACTTCAAGCCGATTTCTTTGCGGGTGTGTGGGCTAATCATGCTCAGGGACAAAGTATTTCTATTGATAAAAACGACGTTGAAAGTGCGCTGACTGCTGCCAATGCCATTGGCGATGATCGCATTCAACAGGAAACCCAGGGAACAGTTGTCCCGGATGCGTTTACGCACGGCACCTCCGCCCAGCGCGTATACTGGTTCTCGAAAGGTCTAAAAACCGGCGACATTAATCAGGGCGATACGTTCAACAGTCGCGAAGACGCCAACTTATAA
- a CDS encoding NADH:flavin oxidoreductase/NADH oxidase, translating to MSALFSPLTLRSIQLKNRLVVSPMCEYSSEDGFSTDWHLVHLGSRAVGGAGLIITEATAVSPEGRISPNDLGIWKDEHIDGLKRITQFIKQQGAVAGIQLAHAGRKASTQRPWEGGKGISPTDEQGWQTVAPSAIPFSDESPEPLALTDEGLEKVRADFVSATERSVSAGFQVIELHAAHGYLLHQFLSPLSNQRTDQYGGSFENRIRFLLEIIERVQTVWPSDLPIFVRISATDWTPEESIKLSAVLKEKGVDVIDTSTGGNVAHAQIPVGPGYQVSFAERIKQETGIKTAAVGLITTAEQADKILTDGQADLILLAREFLRDPYFPLHAAHTLGDAVTWPIQYERAKPR from the coding sequence ATGTCTGCTCTTTTTTCTCCGCTTACCCTTCGAAGCATCCAACTCAAAAACCGCCTTGTTGTCTCGCCCATGTGCGAGTATTCCAGCGAAGACGGCTTCTCGACCGACTGGCACCTGGTGCATTTAGGGAGTCGGGCGGTTGGGGGCGCGGGCCTGATTATTACCGAGGCAACGGCTGTTTCGCCCGAAGGCCGTATATCGCCTAACGACCTGGGTATCTGGAAAGATGAACACATTGACGGCTTGAAACGGATCACCCAATTTATTAAACAACAGGGTGCTGTGGCGGGAATTCAACTGGCACATGCCGGGCGGAAGGCCAGCACGCAACGCCCGTGGGAGGGTGGTAAGGGAATCTCTCCAACAGATGAACAGGGATGGCAAACCGTAGCACCCAGCGCCATACCATTTAGCGACGAGAGTCCCGAACCGCTGGCGCTCACCGATGAGGGGCTGGAAAAAGTACGAGCCGATTTTGTGTCAGCTACCGAACGGTCAGTATCGGCAGGTTTTCAGGTTATCGAGCTGCATGCCGCACACGGTTATTTGCTGCACCAGTTTCTGTCTCCGTTGAGCAACCAGCGTACCGATCAGTATGGCGGCTCATTCGAGAATCGTATTCGTTTTTTACTCGAAATTATCGAACGCGTCCAAACGGTATGGCCATCGGACTTGCCAATTTTTGTGCGTATATCCGCCACCGACTGGACGCCGGAAGAGTCTATAAAGTTGTCGGCGGTATTAAAAGAAAAAGGGGTTGATGTGATCGATACATCGACGGGGGGTAATGTGGCTCATGCCCAAATTCCGGTTGGTCCAGGCTATCAGGTGTCTTTTGCTGAGCGTATCAAACAGGAAACCGGTATTAAAACAGCCGCCGTTGGGTTGATTACCACCGCCGAACAGGCCGATAAAATCCTGACAGATGGGCAGGCCGATTTGATTCTGCTGGCCCGTGAATTTTTACGTGATCCGTATTTTCCGTTGCATGCGGCCCATACGCTCGGCGATGCAGTGACCTGGCCGATACAGTATGAACGCGCGAAACCCCGATGA
- a CDS encoding DUF6582 domain-containing protein, with protein MASDSKIDKRDDVLPTEGEHKYGDVDFADRTNKKYPIDTPEHVRAAWSYINHKDNAAKYDADEVDVIKERIKKAAKKHDVHIEE; from the coding sequence ATGGCAAGCGATTCGAAAATTGACAAACGAGATGATGTGCTTCCAACAGAAGGTGAGCACAAATATGGCGACGTTGATTTCGCCGACCGGACGAACAAAAAGTACCCTATCGACACGCCTGAGCACGTTCGGGCGGCATGGAGCTATATTAACCACAAAGACAATGCCGCCAAATATGATGCCGACGAAGTGGATGTGATTAAAGAGCGCATCAAAAAAGCTGCGAAAAAACACGATGTTCATATTGAGGAGTAA
- a CDS encoding alpha/beta hydrolase — protein sequence MNKRPMSHQFISLNRLCRILFLLAALAGAAPGYSQTNPMKTGKVERIKVHGKGLEGNLAGDSPDRDVSVYLPPSYQTDKKRHYPVIYFLHGFTDSDDKWYGFTKHWINLPAVADKTLADGKTGEFIIVTPNADNRYFGSMYSNSVTIGNWEDYVAKELVAYMDEKYRTIPQAASRGLAGHSMGGYGTIRIGQKHPEIFSSLYLLSPCCMTPNMPGNPQMVSRMEAVKTVADLQKADFGTKAMFASAASWSPNPTNAPFFLDLPTKEGEPQPLVTAKWAANAPLATLDQNIGNIRQLHALAFDAGSKDATIAATNKVLDGMLTNYKIVHTYEEYDGDHINRIAERIEQKMLPFFTANLSTELVKGGKEK from the coding sequence ATGAACAAACGTCCCATGAGTCATCAATTTATATCCTTGAATCGTTTATGTCGGATCCTGTTTTTGTTGGCTGCTTTGGCGGGAGCTGCCCCAGGATATAGTCAGACCAACCCGATGAAGACCGGTAAGGTCGAGCGCATCAAAGTACACGGCAAAGGGCTGGAGGGCAACCTCGCCGGCGATTCGCCCGACCGCGACGTGTCTGTATACCTGCCGCCCAGTTACCAGACCGATAAGAAGCGGCATTATCCCGTTATCTATTTTCTGCATGGATTTACAGACAGCGACGATAAATGGTACGGATTCACGAAGCACTGGATTAATCTGCCTGCCGTGGCGGATAAAACGCTGGCCGATGGCAAAACCGGGGAGTTTATCATTGTGACACCAAACGCCGACAACCGGTATTTTGGCAGCATGTACTCCAACTCGGTAACGATTGGCAACTGGGAAGATTATGTAGCCAAAGAGCTGGTGGCTTATATGGACGAAAAATACCGGACAATTCCGCAAGCGGCCAGTCGGGGGCTGGCGGGGCATTCGATGGGGGGCTACGGCACCATCCGCATTGGGCAGAAACACCCCGAAATTTTCTCCAGTCTATACCTGCTGAGTCCCTGCTGCATGACGCCTAACATGCCGGGTAACCCGCAAATGGTGAGCCGCATGGAAGCGGTGAAGACTGTGGCCGACCTGCAAAAAGCGGATTTTGGCACGAAAGCCATGTTTGCTTCGGCAGCCTCCTGGTCGCCCAACCCGACAAATGCCCCGTTCTTTCTGGACCTACCCACTAAAGAAGGTGAGCCGCAGCCACTGGTTACGGCCAAATGGGCGGCCAACGCACCCCTCGCTACCCTCGACCAGAATATTGGCAACATAAGGCAACTGCACGCGCTGGCGTTCGATGCAGGCTCAAAAGACGCGACAATAGCCGCCACCAACAAAGTGCTGGATGGTATGCTCACCAACTACAAAATTGTACATACCTACGAAGAATACGACGGCGACCACATCAACCGAATTGCCGAGCGCATTGAACAGAAGATGCTGCCGTTCTTCACCGCAAACCTATCGACGGAACTGGTGAAAGGAGGGAAGGAAAAGTGA
- a CDS encoding proline iminopeptidase-family hydrolase: protein MKHLFILLVCTTFLVSACRSGNTDTDTLKTYFSSDTSGVADGGVRIIPIKTLNRTFNVWTKRFGNNPKIKLLLLNGGPGATHEYFEVMESFLPAEGIEFIYYDQLGTGNSDNPNDTTFWSLPRYVEEVEQVRAALNLTPDNFYLLGHSWGGILAMQYALKYGKNLKGLVISNMMSSCPDYGKYADNVLAKQMDPAVVKEVNDIEAKGAYTSPRYMELLMPNFYAKHICRIPLNQWPEPMTRALGKSNQSLYVTMQGPSEFGIAGNLTNWDVKAELPKITAPTLTIGAKYDTMDPEHMKWMATQLPNGSYLYCPNGSHMAMYDDQKTYMKGLIKFIKGVDTGEKKVSL from the coding sequence ATGAAACACCTCTTCATTCTACTGGTTTGCACGACTTTTCTGGTTTCGGCTTGCCGCTCAGGGAATACGGATACAGACACGTTGAAAACGTATTTCTCTTCAGATACCAGTGGTGTAGCTGATGGGGGCGTACGGATTATTCCGATCAAGACGCTTAATCGCACCTTTAACGTCTGGACGAAGCGCTTTGGCAATAACCCGAAAATCAAATTGCTGCTCCTCAACGGCGGACCCGGTGCTACGCATGAATACTTTGAGGTGATGGAAAGCTTCCTGCCCGCCGAAGGTATCGAGTTCATTTACTACGACCAGTTAGGTACAGGTAATTCAGATAACCCTAATGACACCACCTTCTGGAGTTTGCCCCGATACGTGGAAGAGGTTGAGCAGGTTCGTGCTGCCCTGAACCTCACCCCCGATAACTTTTATTTGCTGGGCCACTCCTGGGGCGGGATTCTGGCCATGCAGTATGCGCTCAAATATGGCAAGAATCTGAAGGGACTGGTGATCTCCAATATGATGTCCAGTTGTCCCGACTACGGCAAATATGCCGATAATGTACTGGCTAAACAGATGGACCCCGCCGTAGTAAAAGAGGTAAATGACATTGAAGCCAAAGGTGCGTATACGAGTCCCCGGTATATGGAGTTACTCATGCCGAACTTTTATGCCAAACACATCTGCCGTATTCCTCTGAACCAATGGCCCGAACCCATGACACGCGCGCTGGGCAAATCAAACCAGTCGCTGTATGTAACCATGCAGGGGCCAAGTGAATTCGGGATTGCGGGCAACCTGACCAACTGGGATGTCAAGGCCGAGCTGCCTAAAATTACGGCACCCACATTAACAATTGGGGCGAAGTATGACACGATGGACCCCGAACACATGAAATGGATGGCTACTCAACTGCCCAACGGCAGCTACCTCTATTGCCCCAACGGTAGCCACATGGCCATGTACGATGACCAGAAAACATACATGAAGGGGCTGATCAAATTCATAAAAGGCGTGGATACCGGAGAGAAGAAGGTAAGTCTGTGA
- a CDS encoding 3-keto-disaccharide hydrolase translates to MKRSAKKLYAFLPDVVMIILTVAMVPLVKEPLGVGTKAPKEAEVLFDGSRKMLDEKWVYWEGPRLKASMPIKWQIEKDPAGNGTVMNTNDPAAAGGLYGAADIVTKETFRDFRLHVEFYVSKAGGNSGVYLQNRYEIQIFDGDTTTHGLGAVINESPSPYKLYTGIGKWNAYDIQFRAARFTDGKRTEPAMVTMYLNGKKAHTNQKITQVWGGPNSGIDGGNDGGKGVTDTPGGIKLQAEGHDVFYRNIWIKPMDIKQPNTDF, encoded by the coding sequence ATGAAACGCTCCGCTAAAAAACTGTATGCCTTCCTTCCGGACGTAGTTATGATTATTTTAACTGTAGCTATGGTCCCACTGGTCAAAGAGCCGCTAGGCGTTGGTACCAAAGCACCAAAAGAAGCCGAAGTGCTTTTTGACGGGTCGAGGAAGATGCTCGACGAAAAGTGGGTGTACTGGGAGGGGCCACGGCTTAAAGCAAGTATGCCTATTAAATGGCAGATCGAAAAAGATCCTGCGGGCAACGGCACGGTCATGAATACCAATGATCCGGCCGCTGCGGGCGGCCTCTACGGTGCCGCCGATATTGTGACGAAGGAAACGTTCCGCGATTTTCGGCTGCATGTGGAGTTCTACGTGAGCAAGGCGGGTGGCAACAGTGGCGTATACCTCCAGAATCGCTACGAGATTCAGATTTTTGACGGCGACACGACTACTCATGGCCTGGGTGCTGTAATCAACGAATCGCCATCACCCTATAAACTCTATACGGGCATTGGGAAATGGAACGCCTATGATATTCAATTTCGGGCGGCCCGGTTCACCGATGGCAAACGTACCGAGCCCGCTATGGTAACGATGTATCTGAACGGTAAAAAAGCACACACCAATCAGAAAATAACCCAGGTGTGGGGTGGCCCCAATTCGGGTATCGACGGGGGTAACGATGGTGGCAAAGGCGTGACCGATACACCCGGCGGCATCAAGCTACAAGCCGAAGGACACGATGTGTTCTACCGCAATATCTGGATCAAGCCAATGGATATAAAGCAGCCTAACACCGATTTTTAA
- a CDS encoding DUF2235 domain-containing protein → MSKNIIVCADGTWNDPEQLDRGSLVPTNVVKIARALALAKAEGQEDIFYDLGVGTGKGLDRFMGGLTGNGLLHNIFECYHFIAERYQPGDKIFLFGFSRGAYTVRSLAGLIGQFGIDKALTNKALAQPKPTDPAQADKPAITTEDNRPQETSTTQANQSIDHLAQLRLAYKRLKAEQSDHVVSDYKSKHDCYEPHIEMIGVWDTVGSLGIPLLIPEWLLGKTVSERLSKWLLGNYRFLNVGLNSKVKAAYHALSIDENRRAFLPTLWDETSLQSHQCVKQVWFTGIHSNVGGGYADSGLSDNALLWMVEQAKQHGLKFSDSYLTRYTQADTFYGEIRDERTRWIKRVLFQKGIRNLEEICTKVGIVPVIAESAIERQKSVICKKPYKVSLPQKHHVEKGF, encoded by the coding sequence ATGAGTAAGAATATTATTGTTTGTGCCGATGGCACCTGGAATGACCCCGAACAACTTGACCGGGGGAGTCTGGTACCTACCAATGTTGTAAAAATTGCCCGTGCGCTGGCCCTGGCGAAAGCCGAGGGGCAAGAGGATATTTTCTATGATCTCGGCGTTGGCACCGGGAAAGGGTTGGACCGGTTTATGGGTGGCCTTACGGGCAATGGGTTGCTTCATAATATTTTTGAATGCTATCATTTTATTGCCGAACGCTATCAGCCCGGCGACAAAATTTTCCTTTTTGGCTTTAGTCGCGGGGCCTATACAGTACGGAGTCTGGCGGGGCTGATTGGCCAGTTTGGTATCGACAAAGCCCTGACAAACAAAGCCCTTGCCCAACCTAAACCAACTGACCCGGCACAAGCAGACAAGCCAGCCATTACAACCGAAGACAATCGCCCTCAGGAGACATCAACAACGCAGGCTAACCAGTCGATTGACCACCTCGCCCAACTTCGTTTGGCTTACAAACGGCTGAAAGCAGAACAAAGCGATCATGTCGTCAGCGATTATAAAAGCAAGCATGACTGTTATGAGCCCCATATCGAAATGATTGGCGTTTGGGATACAGTAGGCTCGTTGGGAATACCCTTGCTGATTCCGGAATGGTTACTCGGCAAAACAGTGTCGGAACGCCTGTCGAAGTGGTTATTAGGGAATTATCGCTTTCTGAACGTGGGGCTCAATAGTAAGGTGAAAGCGGCCTATCACGCGCTGTCTATCGACGAAAACAGGCGGGCGTTTTTGCCAACCCTCTGGGATGAAACCAGCCTGCAATCTCATCAATGTGTTAAGCAGGTGTGGTTTACGGGTATTCACAGTAATGTTGGTGGAGGTTATGCCGATTCGGGCCTGTCAGATAATGCGCTGCTCTGGATGGTGGAACAGGCGAAACAGCATGGCCTTAAATTCTCGGATTCATACTTAACCCGGTATACACAGGCCGATACGTTTTATGGCGAAATTCGGGATGAACGAACCCGCTGGATAAAACGGGTATTGTTTCAAAAAGGGATTCGTAACCTCGAAGAGATCTGTACGAAAGTAGGTATTGTGCCCGTCATTGCTGAAAGTGCTATTGAACGGCAAAAGTCAGTTATCTGTAAGAAACCGTATAAAGTGAGTCTGCCCCAAAAACACCACGTTGAAAAAGGGTTTTGA
- a CDS encoding M90 family metallopeptidase: MVLFVSITLLVAGWFGWQYMSQKRTPVEPLLATYPQLLQEHVSYYKALSDDRKTVFEDRVSRFLATTTVEGVGTTINDVDKILVASSAIIPIFGFDDWYYPLTNVLLYEDRFNADYQTTGDDRNILGMVGEGGALQSTMVLSKPALYEGFANDTSKENTGIHEFVHLLDKTDGATDGIPENLLEKEHVKPWVQLIHKSIGEIKANQSDINPYGITNEAEFFAVVSEYFFKRPDLLEKNHPELFARLEEIFRQNPAEMDKSVDSSAPETGS, encoded by the coding sequence ATGGTACTCTTCGTCAGCATCACACTACTCGTGGCAGGCTGGTTTGGCTGGCAATACATGAGTCAGAAACGGACGCCCGTTGAGCCTTTGCTCGCCACGTATCCTCAGTTATTGCAGGAACACGTTTCGTACTACAAAGCACTCTCGGACGATAGGAAAACGGTATTTGAAGATCGGGTGAGCCGGTTCCTGGCTACCACCACAGTGGAAGGAGTCGGCACAACCATCAATGATGTCGATAAGATCCTGGTAGCCAGTAGTGCGATAATTCCCATTTTTGGTTTTGATGACTGGTATTACCCGCTTACCAATGTGTTGCTCTACGAAGACCGCTTCAATGCCGATTACCAAACCACCGGCGATGACCGGAATATTCTGGGTATGGTGGGTGAGGGCGGAGCTTTGCAGAGTACAATGGTCCTGTCAAAGCCGGCGCTGTATGAAGGATTTGCCAACGACACCAGCAAAGAAAATACGGGTATTCACGAGTTTGTTCACCTGCTCGATAAAACGGATGGAGCTACCGACGGAATTCCGGAAAACCTGCTTGAAAAAGAGCATGTAAAGCCCTGGGTGCAACTTATACATAAGAGTATTGGTGAGATAAAAGCTAATCAGTCAGACATCAACCCGTATGGCATCACGAACGAAGCAGAGTTCTTTGCCGTTGTGTCCGAATACTTTTTCAAACGCCCGGATTTGCTGGAGAAAAACCACCCTGAACTCTTTGCCCGGCTGGAAGAAATATTCCGGCAGAATCCGGCAGAAATGGATAAATCAGTAGACTCATCCGCGCCCGAAACGGGTTCATAA
- a CDS encoding DUF4403 family protein: MKTPPFRYYFIGLGLMFLLAECQKVKPEAPKAEGFDPPIPPALSYLAGPITFQLRELENKINKELDPVLVGKQTKDGKTKGIISFRVKRLGPVHVEYADQQIKLSAPIQMWLTKPFSRDTAAPKTPFCAIDVNFKSPISVTPNWRLGSRTTFTDYKWIVQPKLAGISLTNIVQNILDKHKTDIEMAIDSAVHTQLRFDKMVKPIWHDLQNPLLINKEYGLWLTPRPISVAAGPVTGNGNQLTTHIRIAVETQTELKPSEPKHARTPLPQLQKRDTVSQTSDLHLMSFIPYADINRMLAVTTNNRNKKLALGSLTINTLSVYGGQHALIVKADVSGLMDGTVYLRGRPVFDTLTNTLHISNLDFDSETWKVLPKGSDSIWHSGLRKLLESLLTIPLGDDIAKLPQAIDKAFEQGGPGKKTDLSIQTFRFVPQKIAIRPDGIQALIFVKSKVKVKVNQL, from the coding sequence ATGAAAACACCACCATTTCGTTACTATTTTATTGGCCTCGGACTTATGTTTCTTCTGGCTGAATGCCAGAAAGTAAAGCCAGAAGCGCCCAAAGCCGAAGGGTTTGACCCACCCATTCCACCCGCTCTCTCGTATTTGGCTGGCCCGATTACCTTTCAGCTTCGTGAATTGGAAAATAAGATCAACAAAGAGCTGGACCCCGTTCTGGTGGGGAAGCAGACAAAAGACGGCAAGACAAAAGGTATTATTTCGTTTCGGGTAAAACGCCTGGGACCCGTGCATGTTGAGTATGCCGATCAGCAGATAAAGCTATCCGCACCCATCCAAATGTGGCTGACAAAACCGTTTAGCCGGGATACCGCAGCACCTAAAACCCCCTTTTGCGCGATAGACGTTAACTTCAAAAGCCCAATCAGCGTAACGCCCAACTGGCGATTAGGGAGCCGTACCACCTTTACAGATTACAAATGGATCGTTCAGCCTAAACTAGCAGGAATCTCCCTGACGAATATCGTTCAGAATATACTGGACAAGCACAAAACGGACATAGAAATGGCCATCGACTCGGCCGTTCATACCCAATTGCGTTTTGACAAGATGGTGAAGCCAATCTGGCACGATCTGCAGAATCCATTGCTGATCAATAAGGAATATGGTCTTTGGCTCACGCCCAGGCCTATCAGTGTGGCAGCTGGTCCGGTTACGGGCAATGGTAACCAACTAACCACGCATATCCGGATTGCCGTTGAGACACAAACCGAGTTGAAGCCCAGCGAGCCGAAACATGCAAGGACGCCCCTGCCTCAGTTGCAGAAACGGGATACTGTTTCGCAAACCTCCGATCTGCACCTGATGAGCTTTATCCCCTATGCCGACATCAATCGTATGCTGGCCGTAACAACCAATAACAGAAACAAAAAACTGGCTCTTGGCTCCCTGACGATCAATACCCTATCGGTATATGGCGGTCAGCATGCTCTTATTGTTAAAGCCGATGTGAGCGGATTGATGGATGGAACGGTCTATTTGCGGGGCCGACCCGTATTTGATACACTAACCAACACACTGCACATCAGTAATCTGGATTTCGACTCGGAAACCTGGAAGGTGCTCCCCAAAGGCAGTGATTCCATTTGGCATTCCGGACTTCGGAAATTGCTGGAAAGCCTGCTGACAATTCCGCTGGGCGATGATATCGCCAAACTGCCCCAGGCAATTGACAAAGCGTTTGAGCAGGGAGGACCAGGTAAAAAGACGGATCTGAGTATTCAAACATTTCGGTTTGTACCCCAAAAAATAGCTATTCGACCTGATGGTATCCAGGCGCTAATTTTTGTGAAATCGAAGGTAAAGGTGAAGGTAAATCAACTATAA
- a CDS encoding DinB family protein produces MITKLPVRVLLALVSLLWAFSAAQAAAPMTTIAQMTADWQRAKEYTKEYLDVMPEDGVNYKPTPEIRSFAEQMLHLTAANYNFGALASGKPNPMQGKKLEEMSELKTKAALTKAVMDSYDFMIDAVKGMTEAQLAESVKMGPREMTKEVVLAKAFEHQTHHRGQCTIYIRMKGVKPPNEKLF; encoded by the coding sequence ATGATCACTAAACTACCTGTCCGGGTTTTACTAGCCCTGGTAAGCCTGCTTTGGGCATTTTCGGCTGCTCAGGCCGCTGCTCCCATGACGACGATCGCGCAAATGACAGCCGACTGGCAACGCGCGAAGGAATACACGAAAGAGTATCTGGATGTAATGCCCGAGGATGGCGTGAACTATAAGCCAACGCCAGAGATTCGCAGCTTTGCCGAGCAAATGTTGCACCTGACAGCCGCCAACTACAACTTTGGTGCACTGGCCAGTGGAAAACCGAATCCGATGCAAGGAAAGAAACTGGAAGAAATGAGCGAGCTGAAAACTAAAGCTGCTCTGACCAAGGCTGTTATGGACAGCTACGATTTTATGATCGACGCAGTGAAAGGCATGACAGAAGCCCAACTGGCCGAAAGCGTGAAGATGGGGCCACGTGAAATGACGAAAGAAGTTGTACTGGCCAAAGCCTTCGAACACCAGACCCACCACCGGGGACAATGCACGATCTATATCCGCATGAAAGGCGTTAAGCCGCCCAATGAGAAACTGTTTTAA